CAACGAAGAGAATGTCCTTATGCTTAAGCTGAGTTGGCATTTATTGCACCTCTGTCTTCGTATCCGTTGAAGACGCTGAATTTGAAGATGTGTGTCTCACCACTCTCACGGTGACACGACGGTTTTTCGCTTGACCAAATTCGGTTTCATTGCTGCTCACTGGGTAACGAGCGCCATGGGCACGCACCTCAACCAAAGATTTTGGTGCGCCTAACTCAATCAAGGTACTGGCAACATCATCTGCTCGAACTCGCGACATCTGCAGGTTGCTTGTGGTTGAACCTACGTTGTCGGTATGGCCATCAATTAACACTCGAGATACCGCTTGATCTGCGTTGATATAGCTCACCAAGGAAGCCAAGGTGCGCCTCTGATCGCCGGAGACCACGCGCTGACCAAACTCAAAGTTCAGTACCACATCGCGTGCTTGTTGGTAGTTCATTTCAGGTAAGGCGACACGACAGGCATTAAACGAGACAAAAGCCGATTCAATTCGTGTAGAAGGCAAAACATAGGCGTCACTGTGCGTGTGCTCATCAGACATGGCACTGACTCTTACCCAGGCACCTTTGGTCACGGCTGCAAGCAATGATTCAATGCCGACATCAAAAATGGCGTAGCCTTTGGTGGTTTTAGCCGCTTCATCGACGACGCTGTGCTGCGCAGGAGAATGCCATGGTGCCGTTAATTGAAACAGCTGCGCATGTTGAATAGGTTGGTTGGGTAAATATAGAACGGCGGAAAGCGGATTATTTGGTTCCGCGTGGAAGTAAAACTTCCCCATGTTATTTGGCAAATTATGTTCAAGACGACACTCAAATTCACCTTGCTTTGCCTGCCAATTAACTAAATCCATAGGGATATTAACTTCATTACCAAATGAGACTTTAGTCCCAAAAATAAAGGCAATAAAAACCAATATTGGAAACAGTTTATTAACAAACGTAATTGCAGACTGTATTTTACATTCTTCTGACCTACTTAAACTAGCCAATAATAAGTAAGTTCGATTTTTAACTGACGCAGAATTCATATTGCCATCCAATGAAAGCTCTTGTTACTGACATATGTAAACCTAGTTTCACATGAGCACTAGTCAAAAAACTGCCAAACATAGTGCTTATAAAACATAAATTTAGGTAAATCACTCATTCTGATGTTGCTAGCCAACTAGATATATCGGCTATTTGCCAGACGATATATTCGCCCGGATATAATAATTATTGAATTAAGCTACCTGCATTTATTTTATATTTAAAGATGGTTTATTAAGTGAAAACAAACATATGAACCAAGTTCACAAATTTACGTTCAAGAGCTAAAAACAACTAAAAAAACCAGAGTAGACTGACGAAAAATAACAATGTTAACCAATTAATTCTGCTTAACATCCAG
This window of the Vibrio maritimus genome carries:
- a CDS encoding OmpA family protein, which translates into the protein MDLVNWQAKQGEFECRLEHNLPNNMGKFYFHAEPNNPLSAVLYLPNQPIQHAQLFQLTAPWHSPAQHSVVDEAAKTTKGYAIFDVGIESLLAAVTKGAWVRVSAMSDEHTHSDAYVLPSTRIESAFVSFNACRVALPEMNYQQARDVVLNFEFGQRVVSGDQRRTLASLVSYINADQAVSRVLIDGHTDNVGSTTSNLQMSRVRADDVASTLIELGAPKSLVEVRAHGARYPVSSNETEFGQAKNRRVTVRVVRHTSSNSASSTDTKTEVQ